A single region of the Ficedula albicollis isolate OC2 chromosome 11, FicAlb1.5, whole genome shotgun sequence genome encodes:
- the RNF166 gene encoding RING finger protein 166: KKLKLRASPVFLGGWESRGAGCPAGVLLGSPGCSGLLCAPRFCGECLQPCLQVPSPLCPLCRVPFDPKKVEKASSVEKQLSSYKAPCRGCSKKVTLAKMRSHVSSCAKVQEQMANCPKFVPVVPTSQPIPSNIPNRSTFVCPYCGARNLDQQELVKHCMENHRNDPNKVVCPVCSAMPWGDPSYKSANFLQHLLHRHKFSYDTFVDYNIDEEAALQAALALSLSEN, from the exons aaaaagctgaaacTTAGGGCGTCGCCTGTGTTTCTGGGGGGCTGGGAGTCCCGGGGAGCGGGGTGCCCTGCTGGGGTCCTGCTGGGGTCCCCggggtgctcagggctgctgtgtgCCCCCAGGTTCTGTGGGGaatgcctgcagccctgcctgcaggtgcCCTCCCCGCTGTGCCCACTCTGCCGCGTGCCCTTCGACCCCAAAAAGGTGGAGAAGGCTTCCAGCGTGGAGAAGCAGCTCTCATCCTACAAGgctccctgcaggggctgcagcaagAAG GTGACCCTGGCCAAAATGCGCTCTCACGTCTCGTCCTGTGCCAAGGTGCAGGAGCAGATGGCCAACTGCCCCAAGTTTGTCCCAGTtgtccccacatcccagcccattcccag CAACATTCCCAACCGCTCCACGTTCGTGTGTCCGTACTGCGGGGCCCGGAACCTggaccagcaggagctggtgaagCACTGCATGGAAAACCACAGGAATGACCCCAACAAGGTG GTGTGCCCAGTGTGCTCTGCCATGCCCTGGGGGGATCCCAGCTACAAGAGTGCCAacttcctgcagcacctgctccacAGGCACAAGTTCTCCTACGACACCTTCGTG GATTACAACATCGACGAGGAGGCAGCGttgcaggcagccctggctctgtccctctctgaGAACTGA
- the MVD gene encoding LOW QUALITY PROTEIN: diphosphomevalonate decarboxylase (The sequence of the model RefSeq protein was modified relative to this genomic sequence to represent the inferred CDS: deleted 1 base in 1 codon) translates to MAAERGPAMATCTAPVNIAVIKYWGKRDTDLILPINSSLSVTLHQDQLKTTTTAAASRDFTEDRLWLNGKEADVGHPRVQACLREVRRLARKRRGGGEDAAALSLSYKIHIASENNFPTAAGLASSAAGYACLVSALARLYGLEEELSEVARRGSGSACRSMFGGFVQWQRGERPDGTDSLALQVAPETHWPELRVLVLVVSGEKKPVGSTVGMQTSVETSPLLKHRAESVVPERLAQMMRHIQERDFEGFGQLAMRDSNQFHATCLDTFPPIFYLTDLSRQIIALAHRYNAHHGHTKVAYTFDAGPNAVIFALADTVAEFVEVVRRSFPPAATAFDAGPNAVIFALADTVAEFVEVVRRSFPPAANGDQFVRGLPVGSAALAGGALQAVGFPGVPDPCPAPQPGPGPQLVDDPSQHLLGADGLPRSRA, encoded by the exons aTGGCGGCGGAGCGCGGCCCGGCCATGGCCACCTGCACGGCCCCCGTGAACATCGCCGTCATCAAATACT GGGGCAAGCGTGACACCGACCTCATCCTGCCCATCAACTCCTCCCTGAGCGTGACGCTGCACCAGGACCAG CTCAAGACCACCACGACAGCGGCCGCCAGCCGGGATTTCACCGAGGACCGGCTGTGGCTCAACGGGAAGGAGGCGGACGTGGGGCACCCGCGGGTGCAGGCGTGTCTGCGCGAGG TGCGGCGCCTGGCCCGCAAGCGCCGCGGGGGTGGAGAGGACGCGGCCGCGCTCAGCCTTTCCTACAAAATCCACATCGCCTCCGAGAACAACTTCCCCACGGCCGCCGGGCTCGCCTCGTCTGCCGCCGGCTACGCCTGCCTGG TGTCGGCGCTGGCCCGGCTCTatgggctggaggaggagctgtcCGAGGTGGCGCGGCGGGGCTCGGGCAGCGCCTGTCGCAGCATGTTCGGCGGCTTTGTGCAGTGGCAGCGCGGGGAACGCCCCGATGGCACCGACAGCCTCGCCCTCCAGGTGGCCCCCGAGACGCACTGGCCGGAGCTCCGTGTCCTCGTCCTGGtg GTCAGTGGGGAGAAGAAGCCGGTGGGCAGCACGGTGGGGATGCAGACCAGTGTGGAGACCAGTCCCCTGCTGAAG caccGGGCAGAGTCGGTGGTCCCTGAGCGCCTGGCCCAGATGATGAGGCACATCCAGGAGCGGGACTTTGAGGGCTTTGGCCAGCTGGCCATGAGGGACAGCAACCAGTTCCACGCCACCTGCCTCGACACCTTCCCGCCCATCTTCTACCTCACCGACCTGTCGCGCCAGATCATCGCGCTGGCGCATCGCTACAACGCCCACCACGGCCACACCAAG GTCGCCTACACCTTCGACGCCGGCCCCAACGCCGTCATCTTCGCGCTGGCCGACACCGTGGCCGAGTTTGTGGAGGTGGTGAGGCGCAGCTTCCCCCCTGCCGCC ACGGCCTTCGACGCCGGCCCCAACGCCGTCATCTTCGCGCTGGCCGACACCGTGGCCGAGTTTGTGGAGGTGGTGAGGCGCAGCTTCCCCCCTGCCGCCAACGGGGACCA GTTTGTGCGGGGGCTGCCCGTGGGCTCGGCCGCGCt agcagggggagcccTGCAGGCAGTGGGGTTCCCCGGTGTCCCTGACCCgtgtcctgccccacagcctggccctggTCCCCAGCTCGTGGATGATCCCAGCCAGCACCTGCTGGGAGCGGATGGGCTGCCCCGGAGCCGTGCCTGA